In Helianthus annuus cultivar XRQ/B chromosome 3, HanXRQr2.0-SUNRISE, whole genome shotgun sequence, a single window of DNA contains:
- the LOC110929502 gene encoding gamma-glutamyl peptidase 5, with protein sequence MENLSGMKRFAVLLCAEDSDYVKKKYGGYFGVFVRMLAEDGEIWDVYRVCNGHFPSDEEIELYDGFVITGSCNDAHGNDVWICKLLVLLNKLDSLNKKVLGICFGHQILARSLGGKVTRAASGWDIGVRTVHFSTSMKTSINLKLPARLSLIECHQDEVRELPPKVEVLASSDKTKVEMFRYGDRIMGVQGHPEYTMDILTHLIDRLLQRGYIEEGNAIKGRASVDEHEPDREAWKQLCTSFLKGRL encoded by the exons ATGGAGAATTTAAGCGGAATGAAGAGGTTCGCTGTTCTCCTATGCGCGGAGGATTCGGATTACGTGAAGAAGAAGTATGGTGGATACTTTGGTGTTTTTGTTAGAATGCTTGCTGAAGATGGGGAGATTTGGGACGTGTATCGTGTTTGCAACGGTCACTTTCCTTCGGATGAAGAGATCGAGCTCTACGACGGCTTTGTGATCACGGGGAGCTGTAACGATGCGCATGGTAACGATGTTTGGATTTGTAAACTGCTCGTTTTGCTTAACAAGTTGGATTCCTTGAATAAGAAAGTTCTTGGCATTTGCTTCGGTCATCAG ATACTAGCTCGTTCCCTTGGAGGAAAGGTTACTCGTGCAGCATCGGGGTGGGATATAGGAGTTCGGACCGTTCATTTTTCGACATCCATGAAGACTTCGATTAATTTGAAACTGCCAGCTCGGTTATCCTTGATTGAATGTCATCAAGACGAG GTTCGCGAACTCCCGCCCAAGGTAGAGGTCTTGGCATCATCGGATAAAACAAAGGTTGAGATGTTTAGGTATGGGGATCGTATCATGGGCGTTCAAGGCCATCCTGAATACACCATGGATATTCTTACGCATCTCATTGACCGCCTTCTCCAACGTGGTTATATTGAG GAGGGGAATGCTATAAAAGGGAGAGCTAGTGTGGATGAGCATGAACCAGACAGGGAAGCATGGAAACAACTATGTACCAGCTTTCTAAAGGGGAGATTATGA
- the LOC110931930 gene encoding uncharacterized protein LOC110931930 translates to MCVLCGEYVETCDHIFVSCHHAQTAWLNIATWCNLPPTIAFGISGLLTLHEVSSGSWKKKKAIYAIVLVTIWSIWKMRNDVVFRQSVPNAMKMLDGIKSLAYLWVKNHSKELWLTWEDWSRFRFGV, encoded by the coding sequence ATGTGTGTTTTGTGTGGCGAGTATGTCGAGACGTGTGATCACATTTTCGTGTCTTGCCATCATGCTCAAACGGCTTGGCTGAATATTGCGACTTGGTGTAACCTACCGCCCACTATTGCTTTTGGAATAAGTGGCCTGTTGACACTTCATGAAGTTAGCTCGGGTTCGTGGAAGAAAAAGAAAGCGATATACGCGATTGTTTTGGTTACAATATGGAGTATATGGAAAATGAGAAACGATGTCGTCTTTAGACAGAGTGTTCCAAATGCTATGAAGATGTTAGATGGGATCAAATCGTTGGCGTACCTGTGGGTCAAGAATCATTCGAAAGAATTATGGTTAACATGGGAAGATTGGAGTAGGTTTCGGTTTGGTGTCTAG